In the genome of Synergistaceae bacterium, the window TTGGCGCGCTTGGATACTACTTTGCGCTGGACATGACGAGCGACAGTTATTCAGCTCCGTCTGTATTTCCGAAACTTGCCTCTACTTTAATCATGCTTTGCGGTATAACTGTATTTATAAAAGATTCAAAAAAAGCGAGACCAGAACAAGGATCACCCGGCGTATGGCATTACCTTATGCCAAA includes:
- a CDS encoding tripartite tricarboxylate transporter TctB family protein translates to MDSSETVSGNAADAERKVNIDDKHAAPKDLSAFVPEVTRKPGELGFAVLGIIFGALGYYFALDMTSDSYSAPSVFPKLASTLIMLCGITVFIKDSKKARPEQGSPGVWHYLMP